A region of Cheilinus undulatus linkage group 10, ASM1832078v1, whole genome shotgun sequence DNA encodes the following proteins:
- the LOC121515910 gene encoding INSYN2B protein, whose protein sequence is MGRRVADPTNPVPALGVPLAGGRWGPLCSVGVQTSPGLRTLPSIKRHGSQPVNTLRPVTMATDKTTTVEKAGVIQSDSSSLPVSKETSQNEINSLTQDDMGSQGSGSGIYCQIKTIRTNPKEIRAKRTARYTNGSVVASDAVGGVCSEAADAKEQPHERRRVQSLRGQGHRSVLKTGSVCTTVHATPPRPCRVMATSPPSLCATCGRRRSQITPCTGACRRRAVNQISSSQTLPNPPQKTSAAQNQLRKESSLDSKSHVKNTDSANSSTHTSVKTRQIPQLSHTIPKTHSSHSNSTAHFQNKSKDSKPQTRPHSADFTHYKDSATQTAETHLHNTTEKRIATTHVQQTHTLSADMTEPTDTHTHDSAKTQHTEEHRQQYTSAHITNKLPASNTPTLPPKNSPKFTSSKPSTPIAQTKNPPQATSMSQQTSSEQSKFKGYAKQKSKSFDDHTLPCKTHLKAQCNGAPGGLLTGHTVNAPLERQLQSVEENLMSNQEKIKVLLNVIQDLEKSKALSEGRSSYRTGQDINNCPTCQKTACIIYSVEHDFRQQEGRFQGVIEALEGEYDVPAPTLPKPTPASSTVSRPSTKARVKKLRKKCFWWL, encoded by the exons ATGGGCAGAAGGGTGGCTGACCCAACCAATCCAGTGCCTGCGCTGGGGGTTCCCCTGGCAGGGGGGCGATGGGGCCCGCTGTGCAGCGTCGGGGTGCAAACATCTCCCGGACTGCGGACTCTCCCCTCCATCAAACGACACGGAAGCCAACCAGTCAACACACTTCGGCCagtcaccatggcaacagacaaaacaacaacagtggaGAAAGCGGGAGTAATCCAAAGTGACAGTAGCAGCCTGCCAGTGTCCAAGGAGACATCTCAGAACGAGATCAACAGCTTGACACAGGACGACATGGGGTCGCAGGGGTCAGGCAGCGGGATTTACTGCCAAATCAAAACTATACGGACAAACCCAAAGGAGATACGAGCAAAAAGGACAGCTCGATATACAAATGGCAGTGTGGTAGCCTCTGATGCAGTGGGAGGGGTTTGCTCTGAGGCTGCAGATGCCAAGGAGCAGCCTCATGAGAGGAGAAGGGTGCAGTCTTTACGTGGGCAAGGCCATCGCTCTGTGTTAAAGACAGGGAGTGTTTGCACAACTGTGCACGCCACTCCACCACGGCCCTGTAGAGTGATGGCCACTTCCCCTCCAAGTCTGTGTGCAACATGTGGAAGGAGACGATCACAGATTACACCATGCACAGGAGCATGTCGCAGAAGGGCTGTCAATCAAATATCATCAAGCCAGACTTTACCTAATCCACCACAGAAGACGTCTGCAGCTCAAAACCAGCTGAGGAAAGAATCTTCTCTGGACTCCAAGTCACATGTGAAGAACACTGATTCAGCAAACAGCTCAACGCACACATCAGTAAAGACTAGACAAATCCCACAGCTGTCACACACTATACCAAAAACCCACAGCTCACATTCCAATAGCACAGCACAtttccaaaacaaaagcaaagattCAAAGCCTCAAACAAGGCCGCATTCTGCAGATTTCACACATTATAAGGACTCAGCCACgcaaacagcagaaacacaccTGCACAACACCACTGAGAAGAGAATAGCTACCACACAtgtacaacaaacacacacgctGTCTGCAGACATGACTGAACCAACTGACACACACACGCATGACTCAGCTAAAACCCAGCACACTGAAGAACATAGACAACAGTACACATCAGCCCATATCACTAATAAACTTCCAGCTTCAAACACCCCGACACTCCCACcaaaaaactctccaaaattCACCAGTTCCAAACCATCCACACCTATAGCGCAAACCAAAAACCCCCCACAGGCCACAAGTATGTCCCAACAAACATCCTCAGAACAGTCCAAATTCAAGGGCTATGCCAAACAGAAGAGTAAATCATTCGACGACCACACTCTGCCTTGTAAGACTCATCTGAAAGCACAATGTAACGGGGCTCCAGGAGGATTGTTGACTGGACACACAGTGAACGCACCACTGGAGAGGCAGCTGCAGAGTGTGGAGGAGAACCTGATGTCCAATCAGGAGAAGATCAAAGTGCTTCTCAATGTTATTCAAGACCTGGAGAAGAGCAAGGCACTCAGCGAAGG TCGCAGCTCATACAGAACTGGTCAGGACATAAACAACTGCCCCACCTGCCAAAAGACAGCCTGCATCATCTACAG tgTGGAGCATGATTTCAGACAGCAGGAGGGACGCTTCCAGGGGGTGATCGAGGCCCTGGAGGGGGAGTATGATGTGCCTGCACCCACCCTGCCCAAGCCTACGCCTGCCTCTTCCACCGTGAGCCGCCCCAGCACCAAAGCTCGAGTAAAGAAGCTCCGTAAGAAGTGTTTCTGGTGGCTGTGA